The following nucleotide sequence is from Lysobacterales bacterium.
ACGCCCTGCTCGACGAAGGTGAGCTGGTCAGTTTCCGCGAAGCGCCGGATGGCGGCGGCTGGGCGTTCAGCTATCACAGCGTCTATCGACGCGGCGGCGACGGTCGGTGGTCGCTGTCCCTGCTCGGCGGGCTGCATACGGGGGCGATCTACGACCTGCTGCCGCGTGCCGGCGGCGAAGCCTGGATCGGCGCCGAAACCGGATTGCTGCAACATCGCGATGCCGAAGTGCCGCTGCCCGCGCCAGCCACGCGCCCGGTGCAGCCGCGGATCGCCGCGGCGCGCGTGCTTCGTGCGGCGGGACATTCAACGTCCTTGCCCTTGAACGAACCGGCAGTGCTGCAACTGGACGGCGGCAGTCTGGAATTCGAATTCGCCTATCCGCGGCTGGATGGCGTGGGGGTCAGCGAGTTCCAGTTTTCGATCGACCCGGCCGGACGCGAATGGTCGCCGTGGCGCAATCGCGCCAGCGCCGCGTTCTTCGCGTTGCCGCCGGGCGACTACCGCCTGCGCCTGCGGGCACGCAGCCGCTATGGCGCGGCGGTAGAAGCCGATCCGTTTGCCTTCACCCTGGTGCCGCGCTGGTATCAGCGCGCATGGTTCTGGCCGCTGCTGGTGTTCACGGTCGGCGGCGTGGTCGCCCTGGCGCTGATCCAGCGGCAACGCCGCAAGGTACGCAGCCTGCGCGAACTGAACCGGCAACTCGATGCGCTGGTGCACGCCCGCACCCAGGAACTGGAACTGGCCAATGTGCAACTGCGCAGCCTTGCCGACAGTGACGGCTTGACGGGGTTGTCGAATCGTCGGCACTTCGATCTGGTGTTCGGCCAGTTGATGCAGCGCGCGAGCGAGCGCAACGAACCCGTCAGCCTGCTGCTGCTCGATGTCGATCACTTCAAGCATTACAACGATCATCATGGCCACCAGGCCGGCGACGACATCCTGCGCACCCTGGCACTGGCGATGCGCGAATCGGTGCGGCCCGACACCCTGGTCGCACGTTACGGCGGTGAGGAATTCGCGGTGCTGGCGCCGCATTGCGATGCCGCGCAGGCGCATGAAATCGCTCAGCGCATCCGCACCCGACTGGCGACGCGGCTCGGCGGTGTCACGGTCAGCATCGGCATCGCCACACGGGTCGGCGCTTCAGGGGAAGACGGCGGCGTGCTCATCGCGCGCGCCGATGCGGCCTTGTATCGCGCCAAGCACAACGGTCGGGACCGCATCGAGACCGACTCGGCGGCACTTGCGTGAGCGTCAGTTCGACTTCTGGCTGAAGGCGACGCTGCCAAGAATCAAGGTTGCGGCGACTGCCATCGGCAACGTCAGCGGCTCGCCCAACAACAGCCAGGCCCAGGCCACCGCGAACAGCGGCACCAGGTAGGTCACGGTCACCGCGCGCGCCGCACCGATGCGAACGATCAGCCGATAGTAGATCGCATAGGCCGCACCGGTGCAGAGCGCACCCAGCGCCAGCGTCGACAGCCAGGCCTTGGTCGACGGCACGACCTCCGGCCAATGACTGATCGCGAACGGCAGCAGTTCCAGGCTGGCGCAACTCAGGGTGACGGCAGCGACGGCGATCGGGGGCATGCCCACCAGTTGCTTGCGCACCAGGTTTGCGCCGATGCCATACAGCAGCGCGGCTCCGGTGCCTGCCGCGACCGCCAGTCCGATGCTGGCGCCCGCGGTCTTGGCGCTGGCCAGCACGATCACTCCGGCGAAACCCGCCAGCAAGGCGACCGCGCGACGAATGCCGATCTTCTCGCCGAAAAATAGAAAAGCGATCAGGGCCGTGAACAGCACCGCCATGCTGTTGCAGATCGCCCCGATGCCGGCCGGCGCGCGTTGCGCCGCGTAGGCGAACAAGGCAAAGGGCACCGCCGAATTGATCGCGCCCAGCAGCGCCAGCATCGGCCAGACCCGCGCCGGGAAACTGTGCCGCGCACGCCACAGGAACGGCAGCAACACGGCAGCGCCGAGCGCCAGTCGCAGTTCGGCCAGCGCCAAGGCACCGAATTCCGGCGCTGCGACGCGCTGGAACATGAAGCTCGCGCCCCAGATCGCGCCAAGCAGGGTCAATTCGAACAGGCTCAGCCAGTCGCGGGCAGGCGCATCCAGGGCACGGGCAGTCGTCGCATTCATCTCGTCACGAAATCAAGTTGGGGCTGGACTGCATTGTCGCGATTGCTGCATGCACCGCAAACGCGTACTTTCGTGGTCAGACACGAATCAAATTTGAGGCTGGCATGACGCAACGCACGGAGTTTCTTTCGGCACTGGCAGCGTTCGAATCGGCCGCAAGGCACCAGAACTTCGCGCGCGCCGGCTCCGAATTGCACCTCACCGCCAGCGCCGTCAGCCATCACGTGCGCAAGCTCGAAGCGCGCCTTGGCGTCGCGCTGTTCCAGCGGCATGCGCGCGGCGTGTCCTTGACCGCAGAAGGGCGCCGGCTCGCCGATTCCGCCAGCAGCGCGATGGCCGACATGGAAGGTGTGGCTGCGGCACTGGCCAGCACGCCGGGTGAGCGCGAACGCGTACGCATCAGCACCTTGCACTCGTTGACCTATGCCTGGCTGATGCCGCGCCTGCCGGACTTTGCCCGGCGCCATCCGGAGGTGCGACTCGGCATCGATACCGAAATCGGGCTCACGCGCTTCGACGACGGCGGTGCCGACCTCGCGATCCGCCATGGTCCGGGCCATTGGCCCGGCCTGACGGCACACCATCTGATGGACGACGCGCTATTCCCGGTTGCGTCGCCCGCGTTCCTCGCCCGGCATCCGCTGTCGGATGCGGCGGGCATCGCAGCCCTGCCATTGATTCACGATCTCGCACGACAGGGTTGGCATGACTGGTTCCGGGCCGCGGGGGTGGCGCTCGCCCGGATCGACGAGCGCTTCGTGTTCAGCGACAGCACCGACGCGCTGGAAGCGGCAGCGCAAGGCCTAGGGGTCGCATTGGCGCGCAAAAAGATCGTCGCTCCCGATCTCGCCGCCGGTCGCCTGATCGCGCTGGTCGGTCCACGCTTGCCGACGCGCTGGCAGTACTACGTCGTCTATCCGGCCCATCGCCGCCTGCGGCCGCCGGCGCAACAGTTCGTCGACTGGCTGCTTACACAGCGCTGATCATGGCAAGTGCTCGGCCGCCACGACGCGATTGCGACCGCCACGCTTGGCCGCGTAAAGGGCCGAATCGGCTCGGCCAACCAAAGTCGCCGGCGCCGTATCGGCGGTGGCGTCGCGCATGGCGACACCGATACTGAGCGTGACTCGCCCTGGCGCGCTGTGTGCGTGCGGAAGCGCGCGCGCCTCGACCGCGATACGCAGGCGTTCCGCCAGCATCATGGCGTCGGCGATCGTGCTGCCGGCGAGCACCACCGCAAATTCCTCGCCGCCGTAACGGGCCAGCGTCGCGTCGGTCGTGCCGATCGATTCGGCCAGGGCCGCAGCGACTTCGCGCAGGCACTGATCGCCGGCGAGATGGCCATAGCCATCGTTGTAGGACTTGAAGTGATCGATATCGATCATCAGCAGCGCGGTGCGCAGGTCCGATACTTGCGCGGCCGACCAGGCCTCGCTGAGCGCGGCATCGAAACGGCGACGGTTGGCGATACCGGTCAGGCCGTCCCGTTGCGCCTGCTGTTCCATCACGCGATAAGCGTCGCGAAGTTGCGCGTTCGCGGTTTCCAGCCGTTGCAGCAGGTCGGCGGCATGCAGGGCGCCGCTGATCTGCGCCGCCACGGTCTCAAGCAGGTCGCGCTGGCCGCGGAAGGCGTCGAGTCGCAAGCTCTCGACATTCAGCGCCGCCAGCACCCGACCATCATGGATGATCGGCACGCACAATTCCGAACGTGTGCCGCCGAGGGTGTCGATCACCAGCGGATGCCCGCGCGTATCCGGAATGTCGACGGTTTCGCCGCTCACCGCGACATGCCCGACCACGCCGGAACCGAGCGCGCGGCGGTAACCAACCTGGACGTCACTGTCGATCGATGCGTGCACGGCATCGCAGACGAATTCGCCGCGCTGATGATCGATGCCGGCAAAGGCGATGAATTCCCAGCCGAACTCGGCGTTCAATGCGTCGACAATGCGCTGAAGCATCGGCCGCAAGGCCATGTCCTGAAGGGCAATGCGCGAGATCCGGTTGAGCGCGGCAAGCTGTCGCAGCACTTCTTCGGCGGAAGCACTCATGACCCCGCCTTGGTCGCGAACCGCCGCCACAGGAATGCAGCCGTCAATTCGACCCCGAGCTTGATCAACCCGAACAGTTTCAGGATCGCTTGCGGCGACTGCGCCGACAGGGCCAGCCAGCCGCCACCGATGACGATCGCATGCAACACCAGCACGCGCGCGTAGGGCTCGGCCATCAATCGTCCCGGCGTGGTGCGCGTCCAGCCCTGGCTTGCCCGCCAATCGACGCGATACCCCCATGAATGAATGGCCGCAATGACCAGTGCCGACAGCCACCAGGCCTGTCCCTGTTGCCAGAGTCCGCCCATCACCAGACCGAAGAACACCAGCACCAGCAGTCCGTGCACGGCCGTGAAGATGCCGTAGTGCAGCGCGAAGAAACTGCTCAGTGCGAACGCTTCGCGCGGGCTATCGGCATGGGCCTCGGCATCGCGCAGTTTCCGGAACTGGACGATGCCCGTACACAGGTTTTCGAACCAGTACAGACCCAGCACGGCGAACACGTCCCACCAGCCGAGCCAGATCGGCACCAGGGTCGCGAGATTCCAGAGCAGGATCAGCACGTAGGCCATGCCCGATCGTAGCGAACCCGCTTAGTATCCGCAGTCAGGCTGATCGGGAAGGGCACATGCTGCAGGCGTTTTTCGGCTTCAAGGAACACCGCACCACGATTCGCACCGAGGTGTTGGCCGGACTGACCACGTTCCTGACCATGGCCTACATCATCTTCGTGAACCCGGACATCCTGTCGGTCACCGGCATGCCGCGCGAATCGGTATTCGTCGCGACCTGCCTGGCCGCCGCGATCGGTTCGCTGGTGATGGGCTTGTATGCGAATTATCCGATTGCGATGGCACCGGGCATGGGCATCAATGCCTACTTCGCGTTCGTGGTCTGCGGCACGCTCGGCTACGCCTGGCAGACCGCACTCGGTGCGGTCTTCATTTCCGGCCTGCTGTTCGTCCTGGTCAGCCTGTTCCGCCTGCGCGAATGGATCGTCAACGCCATCCCGCGCTCGCTGAAGCTCGCGATCTCGGCCGGCATCGGACTGTTCCTGGCCCTGATCGGGATGAAGAATGCCGGTATCGTGGTCGCGGATCCGGCGACCTATCTGAGGCTCGGTGATTTGCACGCGCCTGCGCCCTTGTTCGCGATCGCCGGACTGGTGCTGATCGTGGCGCTGGAAGCGCGCAAGGTGACCGGCGGCGTGATCCTCGGAATTCTGGCAGTCACGATTGCGTCGGTCGGGTCCGGGTTCAGTGCGTTCGGGGGCGTGTTCGCGATGCCGCCTTCACTGGCACCGACCCTGTTGCAGCTCGACATCCGCGGCGCCCTGGACGTCGGCCTGGTCAGCGTGGTGATGACGTTCTTCTTGGTCGAATTGTTCGATGCCACCGGCACCCTGATTGGTGTCAGTCATCGCGCCGGACTGCTCGACGCCGACGGCAAGCTGCCGCGGCTGAAACGCGCGCTGCTGGCCGATTCGACCGCCATCGTCGCCGGCAGCCTGCTCGGGACCTCGTCGACCACCGCCTACATCGAGAGTGCCGCCGGCACCGCGGTCGGCGGACGCACCGGCCTGACCGCGGTCGTCGTGGCGATCCTGTTCCTGCTCGCCCTGTTCCTGGCGCCACTGGCCGGTACCGTACCGGCCTACGCGACGGCACCGGCGCTGATCTATGTCGCGATCCTGATGACCCGTGGGCTCGCCGAGATCGACTGGCACGACCTCACGGAAACGGCGCCGGCCGTGCTCTGTGCCCTGGCGATGCCGTTCACGTTCTCGATCGCGCACGGCATTGCCTTTGGCTTCGTCAGTTATGCCCTGATCAAGTTGCTGGCCGGCCGCGGGCGCGATGTGCCGGTCGCGGTCTGGATCATCGCAGCGGTGTTCGTCGCCAAGTTCGCGTGGCTGGGGTGAGTGCTTCGGTCAACGTGCTGATCGTCGGGGCGGGCTTCGGTGGTCTCGCGATGGCGCGGGAACTCGATCGAATGGGCATGAACGATTACCTGATCGTGGAGAAGGCCGATTCGGTCGGCGGCACCTGGCGCGACAACACCTATCCCGGCGCCGCCTGCGACGTGCCCTCGCATCTGTATTCGCTGTCGTTCGCGCCGAATCCGTACTGGTCGCGACTGTTTCCTCGCCAGGGCGAAATCCGCGCACACATGCAGGACATCGCAACGCCCTGGATGGCGCGCGGCAAGTTTCGTTTCGGCTGGGCCGTGACCGCGTTGCGATGGCGATCGGACCGGAAGATCTGGCAGGTCTCGAACTCCCGAGGCG
It contains:
- a CDS encoding LysR family transcriptional regulator, giving the protein MTQRTEFLSALAAFESAARHQNFARAGSELHLTASAVSHHVRKLEARLGVALFQRHARGVSLTAEGRRLADSASSAMADMEGVAAALASTPGERERVRISTLHSLTYAWLMPRLPDFARRHPEVRLGIDTEIGLTRFDDGGADLAIRHGPGHWPGLTAHHLMDDALFPVASPAFLARHPLSDAAGIAALPLIHDLARQGWHDWFRAAGVALARIDERFVFSDSTDALEAAAQGLGVALARKKIVAPDLAAGRLIALVGPRLPTRWQYYVVYPAHRRLRPPAQQFVDWLLTQR
- a CDS encoding NCS2 family permease, with amino-acid sequence MLQAFFGFKEHRTTIRTEVLAGLTTFLTMAYIIFVNPDILSVTGMPRESVFVATCLAAAIGSLVMGLYANYPIAMAPGMGINAYFAFVVCGTLGYAWQTALGAVFISGLLFVLVSLFRLREWIVNAIPRSLKLAISAGIGLFLALIGMKNAGIVVADPATYLRLGDLHAPAPLFAIAGLVLIVALEARKVTGGVILGILAVTIASVGSGFSAFGGVFAMPPSLAPTLLQLDIRGALDVGLVSVVMTFFLVELFDATGTLIGVSHRAGLLDADGKLPRLKRALLADSTAIVAGSLLGTSSTTAYIESAAGTAVGGRTGLTAVVVAILFLLALFLAPLAGTVPAYATAPALIYVAILMTRGLAEIDWHDLTETAPAVLCALAMPFTFSIAHGIAFGFVSYALIKLLAGRGRDVPVAVWIIAAVFVAKFAWLG
- a CDS encoding sensor domain-containing diguanylate cyclase; amino-acid sequence: MSASAEEVLRQLAALNRISRIALQDMALRPMLQRIVDALNAEFGWEFIAFAGIDHQRGEFVCDAVHASIDSDVQVGYRRALGSGVVGHVAVSGETVDIPDTRGHPLVIDTLGGTRSELCVPIIHDGRVLAALNVESLRLDAFRGQRDLLETVAAQISGALHAADLLQRLETANAQLRDAYRVMEQQAQRDGLTGIANRRRFDAALSEAWSAAQVSDLRTALLMIDIDHFKSYNDGYGHLAGDQCLREVAAALAESIGTTDATLARYGGEEFAVVLAGSTIADAMMLAERLRIAVEARALPHAHSAPGRVTLSIGVAMRDATADTAPATLVGRADSALYAAKRGGRNRVVAAEHLP
- a CDS encoding DMT family transporter gives rise to the protein MNATTARALDAPARDWLSLFELTLLGAIWGASFMFQRVAAPEFGALALAELRLALGAAVLLPFLWRARHSFPARVWPMLALLGAINSAVPFALFAYAAQRAPAGIGAICNSMAVLFTALIAFLFFGEKIGIRRAVALLAGFAGVIVLASAKTAGASIGLAVAAGTGAALLYGIGANLVRKQLVGMPPIAVAAVTLSCASLELLPFAISHWPEVVPSTKAWLSTLALGALCTGAAYAIYYRLIVRIGAARAVTVTYLVPLFAVAWAWLLLGEPLTLPMAVAATLILGSVAFSQKSN